The Sphaerochaeta globosa str. Buddy region ACAACATCAGCCATCTGCATCTCAAACCTGGTCAGTTTATCAGTGAGCAATCGGTCTGTGAGCAACTTGGACTGAGTAGGACTCCCATCCGGGAAGCCTTTTCAAAACTTGCCAACGAGATGTTGGTGATCATCTACCCCCAGATAGGTACGTGCGTTGCACCTATCCGTCAGGAGTATGTGCAAGAAGCGCGGTATACCCGTTGGTTGCTTGAGTGCGGTATTATCAAAAAAGTAGTTGAGCAACGTTCAAGCGAGGATGTCCGCTGGTTTGAGTGGAGTCTGGAGTGTCAGAAAGACATCGTAGCCTCCGGTGATTCTGAGCGCTTCCTTGAGTTTGATAACCAATTCCACAAAAAATTCTTCGAGATCACCAACATGGCCCTCACCCGGTCGTTGGTGCAAGGGCTCTTGGTTCATTTCGACCGTGTAAGACTCCTGTACCTGCAGGATATGGACTGGAACCGTACTATTTCAGAGCACACCATCCTCCTCGATGCCATTAGGGCTTCTGATGCGGATAAGGCATACCATGCCTTGGACATTCACCTGGGCAGAGTCCTCACCGATATGGATATTCTGTCCAAGAAGTACCCCGAATACTTTAAAGCCTAATATTCTGCAGTTGGACTGGCCTTTGTTGAAATAAAAAATTGACCGCGGTCACTTTTTTGTTGACGATTGCCAAAACCCCTCATAAGATGAACCAAAAGAGGGGTTATCCATGCATATCATCGTTCCTATAAAACAGGTTCCCCAGACCAGTGATGTCCAAATGGACCGGCAAACCGGTACCATGATCCGTTCAAGCTCTGCCTCCATTCTCAATCCATTGGATTTGTATGCGATCAGTGCAGCACTTGAGCTCAAGGATCGGTACCAAGCTCGGGTCAGTGTCATCACCATGGGTCCGGCAAATGCTGTCAAAGTACTTAAGGAAGCCATCGCAATGGGTTGCGATGACGCCGTCCATCTGACCGACCGTGCCTTTGGCGGCTCAGACACCTGGGCTACATCCTACATTCTGTCTCTTGCAGTCAAGAAACTCGGCATTCCCGATTTGATTCTAGCCGGAGAGAGAGCCACCGATGGTGATACCGCCCAGGTGGGTCCGGCTCTGGCATCCTGGCTTGACTTGCCGGCTGTTACCTATGTTTCCAAGATTGAGACTGTCGATGGCGACACTCTGATAGCTGAACGCTTGATCGAGGAGGGGTACCAAAGGGTGAAAACCTCCTTGCCGGCTCTGCTTACCGTCGTCAAGGAAATTTCTTCTGTGCGGCTTCCCACTCTCAGCGGAAAAAAGCGTGCAATGGCCAGTTCCATTGCGGTTTGGGATGCCCAGGCAATCCAAGCTGACAGCAGATACATCGGCCTCAAAGGCTCTCCCACAAAGGTGGTGAAGATAGATGTCCCCAAGGTAAGCAGGAATTGCATTTTGACCAAGGTTGAGGACGATGTTTCGTTGAAGAAGGGAGTCGACCAATTGATGGCATTCCTGGAAGAAAAAGACTTACTGCCAAAGGGAGGTGCCCACCATGGCTGAAGTATGGACGCTCAGTGAATGTTCTTTCCATGGTTTGAAGGATGTCTCCTATGAACTATTAGCTCGTGGCAGGGCTCTTGCCGATGAGCTTGGGGTGCTTCTGGGAACGGTGGTATTGGGTCATCGAATTCAGGGAGAGGACTTGCAATCCCTGATCGAGCATGGCTGTGATGTGGTCTATGTTGCCGATGACCAATCGCTTGCCAACTTTACCTGCGAAAGCTATGCAAACGTATTGGTCCCTCTCATACAAGAGAAGGGACCGCAGGTGATGATTGCTGCGGCAACCACTACAGGCCGGACGCTGATGCCCTATGTGGCGGTA contains the following coding sequences:
- a CDS encoding GntR family transcriptional regulator; its protein translation is MDDTSAILVLERQGRELTRDYALRCLEYNISHLHLKPGQFISEQSVCEQLGLSRTPIREAFSKLANEMLVIIYPQIGTCVAPIRQEYVQEARYTRWLLECGIIKKVVEQRSSEDVRWFEWSLECQKDIVASGDSERFLEFDNQFHKKFFEITNMALTRSLVQGLLVHFDRVRLLYLQDMDWNRTISEHTILLDAIRASDADKAYHALDIHLGRVLTDMDILSKKYPEYFKA
- a CDS encoding electron transfer flavoprotein subunit beta/FixA family protein, whose translation is MHIIVPIKQVPQTSDVQMDRQTGTMIRSSSASILNPLDLYAISAALELKDRYQARVSVITMGPANAVKVLKEAIAMGCDDAVHLTDRAFGGSDTWATSYILSLAVKKLGIPDLILAGERATDGDTAQVGPALASWLDLPAVTYVSKIETVDGDTLIAERLIEEGYQRVKTSLPALLTVVKEISSVRLPTLSGKKRAMASSIAVWDAQAIQADSRYIGLKGSPTKVVKIDVPKVSRNCILTKVEDDVSLKKGVDQLMAFLEEKDLLPKGGAHHG